The genomic window AAAACGGTGTTGTTTCGGTTTGCGGAGTTTCGACGACCTTGCCAAACATCTCGCTGCTCGAGGCCTGGTAAAACTTGATTTTGCGGTCGACCACCTTGATCGCCTCGAGCATGCGCGTGACACCGAGCGCGGTCGTTTCGCCGGTCAAAACCGGCTGGTCCCAGGAGGTTGGCACGAATGACATGGCCGCCAGATTATATACTTCGGCCGGACGGATCTCACCGATGATTTTGATCATCGACACCTGGTCCATCAGGTCCGCTTGCACCAGGTTTATCTTGTCCCGGATGTGGTGGATGCGCTCGAAATTCTCCGTGCTCGAGCGCCGCACCATGCCATAGACTTCGTACCCCTTTTCCAACAGAAAATCGGCAAGGTAAGAGCCGTCCTGTCCCGTTATCCCCGTTATCAGCGCCCTCATCTTGCCCTCCCGTTTATCTCCGTCGCCTCTTTCAACACCTGCAACACCAAAGTCTGATCGTCGTCAGTCATACCCGGATACAGCGGCAAAAAGAAAGACCGCCCGGCCGCCCGCATGGTCTCAGGCAGATCGGCATCCCGGACGCTTCCGGCATACGCCGGCTCATTATGGATCGGCTGAATCCCTGGCTTGCTTTCGATGCCCCGCTCATTCATATGCCGCAAAAGCAGGTCGCGACTGATTTTCTCATCCAACGCCTCGACCACAAAACTCTGAAAGTTAGGGACGGCCCCTTTCGGCCACTCAGGCAACCGCAGCGCCGGCAACCGGGAAATTTCTTCCTGGTAGCGCGCCGCCAGCCGAGTCCTGAGCCTGATGATTTCATCCAGTTTCTTGAATTGGACAATGCCGATAGCGGCCTGAACATCGGTCATGCGGTAGTTGTAACCGGCTGATTTACAGCGAATCGGAGTGGATGAGTCGTCCTGCGTCAACCCATGGTTTCTGAGGCTGCGGGCAAGCTGGGCCGCCTGGTCCGAGTTGGTTAACAGCATGCCGCCCTCGCCCGTGGTTATCACCTTTCGTGGGTGAAAGCTGAGGCAGGCGATTTCGCCAAAGCCGCCGGTCTGGCGTCCGCCGTACGTCGCTCCGATCGAGCACGCGGCATCCTCGAGAACGACAAGCTTATGCTTTTTCGCGACCTTCATGATCGGCGTCATATCGGCCGGTATCCCGATTTGATGAACGACAACCAGCGCGCATGCGTTTTTACTTATTGCGGGTTCAATTTTGGAAGGATCAATATTATACTGATTTCTCTTGATGTCGACGAAGATGGGAGTGAGGCCGTTGTGGACTGCGGTATTAGCGGTAGCCACAAAGGAATGCGATGGCATGATCGCGCCCCGGCCGGCGGGAAGACCGGCAGCGGCGTACGCGATTGTAAGAGCAGATGTGCCGGAGTTGACGGACACCGCGTGTTTTACGCCCGCATATTCTGCCACAAGTCGCTCGAACTCTTCCACTTTCGGCCCTTGCATCAGCCATCCCGAACGAAGCACTTCGGCGACTGCCTTCTCTTCT from Candidatus Abyssobacteria bacterium SURF_5 includes these protein-coding regions:
- a CDS encoding DegT/DnrJ/EryC1/StrS family aminotransferase, which gives rise to MDFLSFFGSHEDLVKKTLPKPIIASSCIPLCKPYITAEEEKAVAEVLRSGWLMQGPKVEEFERLVAEYAGVKHAVSVNSGTSALTIAYAAAGLPAGRGAIMPSHSFVATANTAVHNGLTPIFVDIKRNQYNIDPSKIEPAISKNACALVVVHQIGIPADMTPIMKVAKKHKLVVLEDAACSIGATYGGRQTGGFGEIACLSFHPRKVITTGEGGMLLTNSDQAAQLARSLRNHGLTQDDSSTPIRCKSAGYNYRMTDVQAAIGIVQFKKLDEIIRLRTRLAARYQEEISRLPALRLPEWPKGAVPNFQSFVVEALDEKISRDLLLRHMNERGIESKPGIQPIHNEPAYAGSVRDADLPETMRAAGRSFFLPLYPGMTDDDQTLVLQVLKEATEINGRAR